The proteins below are encoded in one region of Apium graveolens cultivar Ventura chromosome 4, ASM990537v1, whole genome shotgun sequence:
- the LOC141721195 gene encoding putative TPR repeat-containing protein At2g32450, with product MSPRTNRSEKVKKIFKKFDVNQDGGLNREEMAALVVAVNPRVKFSDEQMNAILDEVFKTYNQFIDGDNGLTHVGLLKTYDDGAGDVDLDFDALGLSINDDVGEQYEHESANVNEEVVVVESVKKLRGANHEIVFDDTWKIVDEVEVLVRRLKESKGNVGVSKGGNLSLDGFGGDGWSRDWGMSTEICDERIVWEESGIAYDVFVKELAGLRGRVDEGKSRAKAFDGHMAMGRVLYENRLVKEGYVSFKRACELEPKDVRAHFRAGNCLYVIGKGREAKEEFLVALDGAEGSGNEWGYLLPQIHVNLGIVLEGEGLVVGACEYYREAAILCPTHFRALKLLGSALFGVGEYRAAVKALEEAIYIKHDYADAHCDLASALHGLGDDENAIKEFQKAIDLKPSHMDALYNLAGLYIDIRRYQRACEMYTRVLGMWPNHWRAQLNKAVALLGAGETKDAKKALKVALKMTNRVELHDAIAHINLLQKKKLKGNRAGSMEESFVTVEASKFKRVGKKTTSRKEVANVIDVRAFQRVTRLSCCDVDLLKKEMKESNVPASYSSSGVLEKSIRKASLEEILYRLLSFLKPETFVGAVKAINQKILSVLDETESGKVDLGMFFAVIAPVCSGPPEQRKRVAFDALAWRSFNEDATQIKKVDALRYIKVLRAIYMSSYGVSEMQEIRGEAIFSLISLTEFLIMFEDPDWGFGIMSTVLKYETGDRKRQGKYACAICRYPILGSRFKEMKSHFTLCSQCYSEGKVPPNKKQEEYRFKEYASESDSMKDRCLCFRVHSKTSSPVDPPR from the coding sequence ATGAGTCCTCGCACCAACAGATCAGAGAAAGTAAAGAAAATATTCAAGAAATTCGACGTTAATCAAGACGGCGGTTTGAATCGTGAAGAAATGGCGGCGCTGGTCGTCGCCGTTAATCCCAGGGTTAAATTTTCCGACGAGCAAATGAATGCGATTCTTGACGAGGTATTTAAAACCTACAATCAATTCATTGACGGTGATAATGGTTTAACTCATGTTGGTCTTTTAAAAACTTATGATGATGGTGCTGGTGACGTGGACCTTGATTTCGATGCTTTAGGTTTATCTATAAATGATGATGTTGGTGAACAATATGAACACGAAAGCGCGAATGTGAATGAGGAGGTGGTTGTTGTTGAGTCTGTTAAGAAATTACGCGGCGCGAATCATGAGATTGTGTTTGATGATACGTGGAAGATTGTGGATGAGGTGGAGGTGTTGGTTAGGAGATTGAAGGAGAGTAAGGGTAATGTTGGGGTTTCGAAAGGGGGGAATTTGAGTTTAGATGGTTTTGGGGGTGATGGTTGGTCTAGGGATTGGGGAATGTCGACGGAGATTTGTGATGAGAGGATTGTGTGGGAGGAGAGTGGGATTGCGTATGATGTGTTTGTTAAGGAGTTAGCGGGGTTGAGAGGGAGGGTTGATGAGGGGAAGTCGAGGGCCAAGGCGTTTGATGGACATATGGCGATGGGGAGGGTTTTGTATGAGAATCGGTTGGTTAAGGAAGGGTATGTTAGTTTTAAGAGAGCGTGTGAGTTGGAGCCTAAGGATGTGAGGGCGCATTTTAGGGCGGGGAATTGTTTGTATGTTATTGGGAAGGGGAGGGAGGCAAAGGAGGAGTTTTTGGTTGCGTTGGATGGGGCGGAAGGTAGTGGGAATGAATGGGGGTatttgttaccacagattcatGTGAATTTGGGGATTGTGCTTGAGggtgaaggtttggttgttggTGCTTGTGAATATTATAGAGAGGCTGCGATTTTGTGTCCGACTCATTTTAGGGCTTTGAAGCTCTTGGGGAGTGCGCTTTTTGGGGTTGGAGAGTATAGAGCGGCTGTGAAGGCTTTAGAAGAGGCTATTTATATCAAACATGATTATGCGGATGCACATTGTGATTTGGCTTCTGCATTGCACGGTTTGGGTGATGATGAGAATGCGATTAAGGAGTTTCAGAAAGCTATTGATTTGAAGCCCAGTCACATGGATGCATTGTACAATTTAGCTGGCCTTTATATTGATATCCGAAGGTATCAGAGAGCTTGCGAGATGTATACTAGGGTTTTGGGTATGTGGCCAAATCACTGGAGAGCTCAACTGAATAAGGCAGTTGCATTATTAGGAGCTGGGGAAACTAAGGATGCAAAGAAAGCTTTGAAGGTAGCTTTAAAAATGACAAACAGGGTTGAACTGCATGATGCAATAGCACATATAAATCTTTTACAAAAGAAGAAGTTGAAGGGGAATAGGGCTGGCAGTATGGAAGAAAGCTTCGTTACTGTGGAGGCCTCAAAGTTCAAGCGGGTTGGTAAAAAGACGACATCAAGGAAGGAGGTAGCTAATGTTATTGATGTTAGAGCTTTTCAGAGAGTCACTAGGTTAAGCTGTTGTGATGTCGATCTACTAAAGAAGGAGATGAAGGAAAGTAATGTGCCAGCATCCTACTCAAGTAGTGGAGTTTTAGAGAAGTCTATTCGCAAGGCCTCACTGGAGGAAATTCTTTATAGGTTACTTAGTTTTTTAAAGCCTGAAACCTTTGTTGGAGCTGTTAAAGCCATTAACCAGAAAATTCTCTCTGTTTTGGATGAAACAGAATCAGGAAAGGTCGATTTAGGCATGTTCTTTGCTGTAATTGCCCCTGTATGCAGTGGCCCACCAGAACAGAGAAAGCGAGTTGCATTTGATGCACTTGCATGGCGTTCCTTTAATGAAGATGCTACGCAAATAAAGAAAGTTGATGCCTTGAGGTACATTAAGGTGTTAAGAGCAATTTATATGTCTTCCTATGGGGTTAGTGAAATGCAAGAAATACGTGGAGAAGCAATTTTTTCATTAATTTCCTTGACAGAGTTTCTTATAATGTTTGAGGATCCTGACTGGGGTTTTGGTATCATGTCTACTGTATTGAAATATGAGACTGGGGATAGAAAGCGCCAAGGTAAATATGCTTGTGCCATTTGCCGCTACCCTATTCTTGGTTCTCGCTTTAAGGAAATGAAATCTCATTTTACTCTGTGTAGTCAATGTTACAGTGAAGGGAAAGTACCTCCAAATAAAAAACAGGAAGAATACAGATTTAAAGAGTATGCAAGTGAGTCTGATTCAATGAAAGATAGGTGCCTGTGTTTTAGAGTGCATTCAAAAACCTCCTCCCCTGTGGATCCCCCTAGATAG